A single region of the Lagopus muta isolate bLagMut1 chromosome 24, bLagMut1 primary, whole genome shotgun sequence genome encodes:
- the PPP1R15B gene encoding protein phosphatase 1 regulatory subunit 15B: MEPIGRQRPSPAVGPARPGSLLGFPVARPKLPGPAQPSASPSAPPQPSPPFSWLRLLSQLLSPLPALLQRLRPGPALSSALCPAGPSAPPPPLLLPPAALRWAEEKDTEGTEPARGLVVPHAGFLSFVLGANSPDCRSSGSHLPQPLSAEGWGGQGRLVELERLRSKRLDCLRLRGMAVPEPDHGYHSLEEEQQQQHRGALRGDCEQRGVWRQPDELEGSRGSAEKGEVREELCAAEGSETERSLFVSVRPACANKLIDYILGGNSSGEESADDEEDWDDDDDDDDDGFDSEGLLSDSDDSSQNGERLHLWNSFFSLDPYNPQNFTATIQTSSSEPGKTLPCVANVGEEEEEEEDSSWAESSSGSPHPSSEDEDEWDCSSVDEAENLKLWNSFCTSDDPYNPLNFKAPFQTAEKRGKPSLKGTEGLSLISSEHSRLTVCRVQLEKHNCGVADLVQHGILSGEKCRSTKRKKVTFLEKVTEYYVSGEEDRKGPWEELARDGCRFQKRIQETEEAIGYCFTAEHRQRVLNRLQQTNHEEEGFF, encoded by the exons ATGGAGCCGATCGGCCGGCAGCGGCCCAGCCCCGCCGTGGGGCCGGCTCGGCCTGGCTCTCTGCTCGGCTTCCCCGTCGCTCGGCCTAAGCTCCCCGGCCCGGCCCAACCGTCCGCCTCCCCTTCGGCCCCGCCGCAGCCCAGCCCGCCGTTCTCCTGGCTGCGGTTACTCTCTCAGCTCCTTTCCCCTCTGCCCGCTCTGTTGCAGCGCCTGCGGCCTGGCCCggctctgagcagtgctctgtgccCCGCTGGGCCCTCAGCTCCGCCGCCTCCTTTGCTGTTGCCGCCCGCAGCGCTGCGATGGGCCGAGGAGAAGGACACGGAGGGCACGGAGCCCGCCCGGGGGCTGGTTGTGCCTCACGCCGGGTTCCTTTCCTTCGTGCTGGGTGCGAACAGCCCGGACTGCCGCTCCTCCGGCAGCCATCTGCCGCAGCCTCTGAGCGCCgaggggtggggagggcagGGTCGGCTGGTTGAGTTGGAACGGCTCCGCAGCAAACGGCTGGATTGCTTACGGCTGCGGGGAATGGCCGTGCCCGAGCCGGATCACGGGTATCATAGcctggaggaggagcagcagcagcagcacaggggagcCCTGAGAGGAGATTGCGAGCAGCGTGGTGTGTGGAGGCAGCCCGATGAGTTGGAGGGATCCCGGGGTTCGGCTGAGAAGGGAGAAGTGCGGGAGGAACTTTGTGCTGCGGAGGGCTCTGAAACAGAGAGAAGCCTGTTTGTGTCGGTCAGGCCTGCCTGTGCTAATAAGTTAATAGACTACATCCTGGGGGGGAACTCCAGTGGGGAGGAGAGTGCGGATGATGAGGAAGACtgggatgatgatgatgatgatgatgatgatgggtTTGACAGCGAAGGGCTGCTCTCGGATTCAGATGACAGCAGCCAGAACGGGGAGAGGTTGCATCTTTGGAACTCCTTCTTCAGCCTGGATCCTTACAACCCTCAGAACTTTACAGCAACCATTCAGACATCTTCCAGTGAGCCAGGGAAGACTTTGCCCTGTGTGGCCAAtgtgggagaggaggaggaggaggaggaggattcTTCATGGGCAGAGTCGTCTTCGGGCTCTCCTCACCCCAGTTCAGAAGATGAGGACGAATGGGATTGCAGCAGCGTGGATGAGGCAGAAAACTTGAAACTTTGGAACTCATTCTGTACCTCAGATGATCCTTATAACCCTTTAAATTTCAAGGCACCCTTTCAAACAGCGGAGAAAAGAGGGAAGCCCAGCCTCAAAGGAACAGAGGGGCTGAGTTTGATCAGTTCTGAGCATAGTCGCTTAACTGTCTGTCGGGTACAGCTGGAAAAGCATAACTGTGGGGTCGCAGACTTGGTGCAGCACGGCATTCTTTCTGGTGAAAAATGTAGAAGTACCAAGAGGAAAAAG GTGACCTTCCTTGAAAAAGTGACAGAGTATTACGTGAGCGGTGAGGAGGATCGTAAAGGACCCTGGGAAGAGCTGGCACGAGATGGCTGCAGGTTCCAGAAACGCATCCAAGAGACAGAAGAAGCCATAGGATATTGCttcactgcagagcacagacagaGGGTTTTGAACAGGCTCCAACAAACCAACCACGAGGAGGAGGGTTTCTTCTAG